TGTAACACGCAAAAAGTCGAGATCTTAAAGAAGCCCCGAAGGGGATTATGCCCTAAAAGCCTTCACCCTTTCAAACCGCTTTTGCCGGTATAACCAGACCCAAAAGAAGCCCGATTTGAGCGTATTTTCATCAATTTATGGTGGTTTTGGAAGGCCAAATTATTGAAGCTTATTTTGCTCTTTTCAAAGAGATTAAAGCCCGGATTGTATGGATATAACGGCCCGTCATCGTTCTCTTTTTTTCAGGCGATGTATCTATCGTCTGAGGTGGAGATCGTGGATTCTCGGGCTTCTGTGTGGATATTAAAAACCGCGATTTCGCCGTATTTTTCACCTTATTTAAGTTTTACTTTACAATTTGCGATTCCCGGGATATCTTGTCGGCTAAAATAATCTTCCCTGAAAAAGATCAGGATTACCTGTAATAGAATCTGCATCATGACATTCTCTGCGGTGATCTTTATAAAGGATCTTCGGTCGATCCGATCACCGCAAAAACGAAAAATCGAAGCCCGCTCCTGTCTTTTTTGGCCGGTTTCGGAGGGTCATTTGCGGTGATCTATATAAAGGGTTCACGACAGATCCGATCACCGCAGAATTTGAAAAAACGGAGCATGCAGGAGCCGACAGAAACTTTTTTCTCAAAGAAAAGCATACTGTTGCAATGTCACCCGCAATTAGAAGGGTATGGAAACTGTTTTCGGGATCGGCCAAATGTGCCTGGCTCCATAGTTGCAATGTCACCCGCAATTAGAAGGGTATGGAAACAGAATGTCCAATGTTTCGCTTAGCCATCTTTCGTCGTATGACCTGAGATGTTGCAATGTTACCCGCAATTAGAAGGGTATGGAAACGGAGCAATATGTGCCAAACGAACTTCGTTTGTTTTGTTGCAATGTCACCCGTAATTAGAAGGGTATGGAAACACCGGGCTTCGCTCCCGAAGTCATCTCCAACAGTAATGCAATGAACACCAGTTAGTAGAAAAACATGAGAACAGCACCCCTGTAAACATCATGGGATTCTTTAATTCCTTGGTGTATTCAGGCAATTAATCCTTAGAATCATTTTAAAGTAAACTATCGATAAAAATTAACTCATTCCTTTCTGACTAATATAATCTCATAGTCGTCAGGAAAAATCTGAATTTGGGCAGAAATCAGCACATTGTCTTTTTAATCTCCAGGTCCGGTATAATGCCCTTTAAAGGTTCCTCTCCGAGACGGTTAAGCTCCTCCTCAAAATCATCGATTATGAAATCCGCCTTACTATCAGTAATTAAAAATTCAAATACTATCCTGTCTTTAGAGAGATGGAGCCGGATCGCGTCGATTGCACGCTGACCTTCCCAGTGATCTCTTGATTCTTGAGATAATTGATCAATTATTTTTGAATAAGGTACTCCATTATCGTTATACCTCGCACGATTCTTTGTCCTGTCGAGGGCATCTGCAATCCTGAGTAGTACACAAAGTTTTTTTCTGTCCGGGTATTTATCACCGGGAAGTTTGGAATGTTTTCGATGCCGATAGCACATATCTGAAACTAAATTCAACTCATCATCATTCAGAATGTTCTTAAAAATTCCTTCTCTCTTCCATTCCGTCAGGATCTGGACCGTATATAATTCGTGTTTATCCCTCGCCTCCTTCCCGTCGTCGTTATCGGAGACAATAAGATCATACTTGTTCTTTAAAGACATCGCTCCGTTCCCCAGATCATGGAAAAGTGCAGCCCAGTTCAGTAATTCCTGTTCCTTTTCATCAAGACCGGAGATCATGCCGATTATACGTGCATTGTCATAGACCGTTTCCACGTGATTCCACCCGTGCATGGTTAGGAAATATGGTGTCGGAATTTTGCTGAAGGTACCTGCTATGTAGTCTATTGCATCCTCTTTGTTGCCGGGAATTTTTTTCTCTTTTATTTCACGATCTATGTTAAGAACAGCTATTATATCATTCATGAGCGTTTTTGCTTCATCGATATCTTTGGAATTCACTGGAATTACGGATGCGGTATCATGACCAAATGCATTATATCCCGACAGTTTTAATCCTACAGGTAGTGCAGGTACCGGATTGTCCTTTTCAGGTCTGAGTCTTTTCCAGTAATTGATTACCTGGATTATATAATCGTCCGTATCTTTATCAGAATTAATTCCTATTCCAAAAGGTGTTTTTGTTTTAGC
Above is a window of Methanolacinia paynteri DNA encoding:
- a CDS encoding HD domain-containing protein; translation: MCPKAVLFGGTNGHGATMTVISEKNLEKEGYNVEERVCNFVQDLPREKNLGKKDLPEDCGTGVAELFWGRTFLNYDFSGFKKGDIVVVVDIPLPVQVNLNYSAADESILKIGELSQKGIKVILIDHYKRVITHYGRAIENGAEVIFSLGAEQYCHYGDPDEYSKFWGTIGAICDRDLSMLPVEGKDEFDHFDKMEQLAEWVDWKKSKNLQELLDIIKTDRREVIKPEEINKKTKCPSYPINGNVTIVEDLKSNSGFKGLDVACAKTKTPFGIGINSDKDTDDYIIQVINYWKRLRPEKDNPVPALPVGLKLSGYNAFGHDTASVIPVNSKDIDEAKTLMNDIIAVLNIDREIKEKKIPGNKEDAIDYIAGTFSKIPTPYFLTMHGWNHVETVYDNARIIGMISGLDEKEQELLNWAALFHDLGNGAMSLKNKYDLIVSDNDDGKEARDKHELYTVQILTEWKREGIFKNILNDDELNLVSDMCYRHRKHSKLPGDKYPDRKKLCVLLRIADALDRTKNRARYNDNGVPYSKIIDQLSQESRDHWEGQRAIDAIRLHLSKDRIVFEFLITDSKADFIIDDFEEELNRLGEEPLKGIIPDLEIKKTMC